From Mya arenaria isolate MELC-2E11 chromosome 12, ASM2691426v1, the proteins below share one genomic window:
- the LOC128211672 gene encoding uncharacterized protein LOC128211672 gives MFMFSFKIFDLGYKYGTWNYLEAGHGKGAADGIGATVKRTADSFVLTGHDVKYAEDLKCALNGSSIHVFVVTESDIIQIDKALPMAAEIKAVPQTMRIHQVTTNQPGIIRTREVSCFCNRIDSSGCDCFNPVITEFEKKRSPDSQSHGTGVSAETNIDTTSDNILRNETMANASSTDFVVNVDIPEVASVDASGDKGTPDNSAEKAAPGLLKPVVTVDQHLIGQYIVVEYDGLPYPGEVLDVDEEDLEVKVMHKIGKNRFFWPLLDDTLWYYKDKVVTILDGAPVRVTGRHCKINHDVWDQIVDILDL, from the exons atgtttatgtttagcTTCAAGATTTTTGACCTGGGATATAAGTACGGTACTTGGAACTATCTGGAAGCGGGGCACGGCAAGGGAGCAGCCGATGGAATTGGGGCGACCGTCAAGCGCACTGCAGATAGTTTCGTGCTAACAGGACATGATGTGAAATATGCAGAAGACTTAAAATGTGCTTTGAATGGCTCAAGTATTCATGTATTCGTGGTTACAGAATCAGACATCATTCAAATTGACAAAGCACTTCCTATGGCGGCGGAAATCAAAGCAGTTCCCCAGACAATGAGAATCCACCAG gTTACGACAAACCAGCCTGGCATAATTCGAACAAGAGAAGTGTCGTGTTTCTGTAACCGCATCGATTCAAGTGGATGTGACTGTTTCAATCCAGTTATCACGGAGTTTGAAAAG AAAAGATCACCAGATTCTCAATCACATGGCACCGGTGTTTCTGCTGAAACAAATATAGACACAACCTCTGACAACATACTCAGAAACGAGACGATGGCCAATGCCTCATCTACCGATTTTGTGGTCAATGTGGATATACCGGAAGTTGCTTCTGTCGACGCGTCAGGGGATAAAGGCACACCGGACAACTCCGCCGAAAAA GCTGCGCCAGGACTTCTGAAACCAGTGGTAACTGTAGATCAGCATCTCATTGGCCAATACATCGTTGTAGAGTACGACGGGCTGCCTTATCCTGGAGAAGTTTTAGATGTTGACGAGGAAGATCTTGAAGTTAAG GTTATGCACAAGATTGGAAAGAACAGGTTTTTCTGGCCGTTACTCGACGACACTCTGTGGTATTACAAAGACAAAGTTGTCACGATACTGGACGGTGCTCCTGTAAGGGTGACTGGGCggcattgtaaaataaatcatgatgTTTGGGACCAAATTGTAGACATTCTGGACTTATGA